A region of Streptomyces sp. NBC_01750 DNA encodes the following proteins:
- the speB gene encoding agmatinase, protein MSSNEQPRGPVDSSRIPRYAGPATFARLPRLDEVGSADVAVVGVPFDSGVSYRPGARFGGNAIREASRLLRPYNPAQDASPFALAQVADAGDISANPFNINEAVDTIEAAADELLGTGARMMTLGGDHTIALPLLRSVAKKHGPVALLHFDAHLDTWDTYFGAEYTHGTPFRRAVEEGILDTEALSHVGTRGPLYGKQDLTDDAKMGFGIVTSADVYRRGADEVADQLRQRIGDRPLYISIDIDVLDPAHAPGTGTPEAGGLTSRELLEILRGLASCNLVSADVVEVAPAYDHAEITSVAASHTAYELTTIMSRQIAEGRAK, encoded by the coding sequence ATGAGCAGCAACGAGCAGCCGCGTGGCCCGGTCGACTCGTCCCGTATTCCGCGGTACGCCGGACCCGCGACGTTCGCCCGGCTGCCCCGGCTCGACGAGGTCGGCAGCGCCGATGTCGCCGTGGTCGGCGTTCCCTTCGACTCCGGGGTCTCCTACCGTCCCGGAGCGCGCTTCGGCGGCAACGCCATCCGTGAGGCGTCGAGGCTCCTGCGCCCGTACAACCCGGCGCAGGACGCCTCGCCCTTCGCACTCGCGCAGGTCGCGGACGCGGGTGATATCTCCGCGAACCCGTTCAACATCAACGAGGCAGTCGACACGATCGAGGCCGCGGCCGACGAACTGCTGGGCACCGGCGCGCGGATGATGACACTCGGCGGCGACCACACCATCGCGCTGCCGCTGCTGCGCTCGGTGGCCAAGAAGCACGGCCCGGTCGCGCTGCTGCACTTCGACGCGCACCTGGACACCTGGGACACGTACTTCGGCGCCGAGTACACGCACGGCACCCCGTTCCGCCGGGCCGTGGAGGAGGGCATCCTGGACACCGAGGCGCTCTCCCACGTCGGCACCCGCGGTCCGCTGTACGGCAAGCAGGACCTCACCGACGACGCGAAGATGGGCTTCGGCATCGTGACGTCGGCCGACGTCTACCGGCGTGGCGCCGACGAGGTCGCCGACCAGCTGCGCCAGCGCATCGGCGACCGGCCGCTCTACATCTCCATCGACATCGACGTACTGGACCCGGCGCACGCGCCCGGCACCGGAACCCCCGAGGCCGGCGGCCTCACTTCCCGCGAACTCCTCGAGATCCTGCGCGGCCTGGCCTCCTGCAACCTCGTCTCGGCGGACGTCGTCGAGGTCGCGCCCGCGTACGACCACGCCGAGATCACCTCGGTCGCCGCGTCCCACACGGCGTACGAGCTGACCACGATCATGTCCCGCCAGATCGCCGAGGGGCGCGCCAAGTGA